One window of Herpetosiphon gulosus genomic DNA carries:
- a CDS encoding superoxide dismutase produces MSERFNLSRRGFLGAVGLGSLAAIWGSKGVSAKKYGGVGKTFDQATVPTNGKFTLPSLPYDYGDLEPHLDAETMYIHHQKHHQALVTNLNAALADYPKLQSINVAELLHGLSSLPSAIQTAVRNNAGGHANHAIWWAMLSPKGGGNVGGALAAAINTKYGSFNSFKTTFNDIAARRFGSGWGWLSTDSKGTLYLASYPNQDSPYMEGLTPLLGVDVWEHAYYLKFRQKRAEFLSAWWNVINWGEVGRRYDLAIAK; encoded by the coding sequence ATGTCAGAACGTTTCAATCTATCGCGGCGAGGATTTTTGGGTGCAGTAGGGTTGGGCAGTTTGGCGGCAATTTGGGGCAGCAAAGGGGTCAGCGCCAAAAAATATGGTGGTGTAGGCAAAACCTTCGATCAAGCTACCGTTCCAACCAATGGCAAATTTACCCTTCCCTCCTTGCCCTATGATTATGGCGATTTGGAGCCGCACCTCGATGCTGAAACGATGTACATTCATCATCAAAAACACCATCAAGCACTAGTGACCAATTTAAATGCAGCCTTGGCCGATTATCCCAAATTGCAAAGCATAAATGTAGCCGAACTCTTGCATGGTTTAAGCAGCTTGCCGAGCGCGATTCAAACCGCTGTGCGCAACAACGCTGGCGGCCATGCCAACCATGCAATTTGGTGGGCAATGCTCTCACCAAAAGGTGGTGGCAATGTTGGTGGTGCATTGGCTGCTGCAATTAACACCAAATATGGCTCATTCAACAGTTTCAAAACCACGTTTAATGATATTGCGGCGCGGCGCTTTGGCTCAGGCTGGGGCTGGCTCTCGACCGATAGCAAAGGCACGCTCTATCTGGCCAGTTACCCCAACCAAGATAGCCCGTATATGGAAGGTTTGACCCCATTGCTCGGGGTTGATGTGTGGGAACATGCCTACTACTTGAAGTTTCGCCAAAAACGTGCTGAATTTTTGAGCGCCTGGTGGAATGTGATCAACTGGGGCGAAGTTGGGCGGCGCTACGATCTAGCAATCGCCAAATAA
- the ruvB gene encoding Holliday junction branch migration DNA helicase RuvB, which yields MSDAFDQAQRMISPKPREEDQVVEKSLRPKKLAEYIGQEKVLANLKIAIAAAQQRKEPLDHTLFYGPPGLGKTTLSTILANEMGVNIKITSGPAIERAGDLAAILTNLKKDDLLFIDEVHRLNRAVEEVMYPAMEDFALDIIVGKGPSARNLRLKLPRFTVVGATTRLALLTSPLRDRFGSVHRLEFYSLEAMTDIVRRSAALLKSPMDDAGALEIARRARGTPRVVNRLLRRVRDFALVMADNHITLEVAQAALTSLEIDDLGLDENDRRVLRTLIETFNGGPVGLTTLAAATAEEVDAIEDVYEPYLLQLGFIQRTPRGRIATRRAYDHLGLSFPEAPRPADTQQASFNLE from the coding sequence ATGTCGGATGCGTTTGATCAAGCTCAACGAATGATTTCACCCAAGCCTCGCGAAGAGGATCAAGTGGTGGAGAAAAGTTTGCGGCCAAAAAAACTGGCCGAATATATTGGCCAAGAAAAAGTGCTGGCCAACCTCAAAATTGCGATTGCTGCGGCCCAACAACGCAAAGAGCCGCTTGATCATACCCTGTTTTATGGCCCGCCTGGCTTAGGTAAAACCACACTCTCAACAATTTTGGCCAACGAAATGGGCGTGAATATCAAAATTACCTCTGGCCCTGCGATCGAACGCGCTGGCGATTTGGCGGCAATTTTAACCAACCTCAAAAAAGATGATCTGCTCTTTATTGATGAAGTTCATCGCTTGAATCGTGCCGTTGAAGAGGTGATGTATCCGGCCATGGAAGATTTTGCGCTGGATATTATTGTGGGCAAAGGCCCAAGTGCCCGCAATTTGCGCTTGAAATTGCCCCGCTTTACCGTGGTTGGGGCGACAACCCGCCTCGCCTTGCTCACTTCGCCCTTGCGCGATCGCTTTGGCTCGGTGCATCGGCTGGAATTCTACTCGCTCGAAGCCATGACCGATATTGTGCGGCGTTCGGCGGCCTTGCTGAAATCGCCAATGGATGATGCTGGAGCGTTAGAGATTGCGCGGCGGGCGCGTGGCACCCCACGGGTAGTCAATCGTTTGTTGCGGCGGGTACGCGATTTTGCCTTGGTAATGGCCGATAATCATATTACGCTCGAAGTGGCCCAAGCAGCACTGACCAGCCTTGAAATCGATGATCTTGGGCTTGATGAGAATGATCGGCGGGTGTTGCGTACCTTGATCGAAACCTTCAATGGCGGCCCGGTTGGCTTAACCACCCTCGCGGCGGCCACAGCCGAAGAAGTTGATGCGATTGAAGATGTTTACGAGCCATATCTCTTGCAACTAGGCTTTATTCAGCGCACTCCACGCGGACGGATTGCCACCCGTCGCGCCTACGATCATCTGGGCTTGAGCTTTCCCGAAGCGCCGCGCCCAGCCGATACTCAACAGGCAAGTTTTAATTTAGAGTAG
- a CDS encoding STAS domain-containing protein, with protein sequence MADRQIALWNEEREQRKRALQRILITGSSFIFLLILYYVFGVDLSVGRNQLALGCLVGVLVAAAISGWLVSIDQPEWATHAMFIPYMLIILVVATPVGVTSRGMYGLFIPIVAAALLLPARWSLIYAAFAVVVFVSTDLLSPQPFSLNTTILNTLFASGCFGTAAATTSFTARRLRQLLKTSIDHGKELERNQSVLEERVQKRTLYLEKALDELQRSSETIRQMSVPVLPIAERVLVLPLVGSIDLSRAALLSDELLNTIYQRRPHTILIDLTGLTTIDQAVAESLVQTLSAVRLLGTEPIVVGLRSETVQALLDTGIDISHIRTFRDVQSGLGYATSKISY encoded by the coding sequence ATGGCCGATCGTCAAATTGCCCTCTGGAATGAAGAACGTGAACAGCGCAAGCGAGCCTTGCAACGTATTTTGATTACTGGCAGTAGTTTTATTTTCCTACTGATTTTATATTATGTTTTCGGGGTTGATCTCAGCGTTGGCCGCAATCAACTAGCGCTGGGCTGTTTGGTTGGGGTGCTGGTTGCCGCCGCGATTTCGGGCTGGCTGGTCAGCATCGATCAGCCAGAGTGGGCTACCCACGCGATGTTTATTCCCTACATGCTGATTATTTTGGTAGTAGCAACTCCGGTTGGGGTAACCAGCCGCGGCATGTATGGGCTATTTATTCCAATTGTGGCGGCGGCACTGCTGCTTCCAGCCCGTTGGAGCCTGATTTATGCAGCCTTTGCGGTGGTTGTTTTTGTTAGCACTGATCTACTCAGCCCACAGCCATTTTCATTAAATACCACCATTTTGAATACCTTGTTTGCCAGTGGCTGTTTTGGCACTGCCGCTGCCACCACCTCGTTTACCGCTCGCCGCCTACGTCAATTGCTCAAAACCAGTATCGACCATGGCAAGGAGCTTGAGCGCAATCAGTCAGTACTTGAGGAGCGGGTGCAAAAACGCACGCTGTATCTTGAAAAAGCGCTTGACGAATTACAACGCTCCAGCGAAACGATTCGTCAGATGAGTGTGCCAGTGCTGCCAATCGCCGAACGAGTATTGGTATTGCCGTTAGTTGGTAGTATCGACCTCTCACGGGCGGCTTTGCTCAGCGATGAACTCCTGAACACGATCTATCAACGCCGTCCACATACAATTTTAATCGATTTGACTGGGTTGACAACAATCGATCAAGCTGTCGCCGAATCGTTGGTACAAACCTTAAGCGCAGTACGATTGCTTGGGACTGAACCAATTGTGGTGGGCTTACGTAGCGAAACTGTGCAAGCCTTGCTCGATACAGGCATCGATATCAGCCATATTCGGACCTTCCGCGATGTGCAAAGTGGGCTTGGTTACGCCACCAGCAAAATCAGCTATTAA